In Blastopirellula sp. J2-11, a single genomic region encodes these proteins:
- a CDS encoding ABC transporter ATP-binding protein codes for MIQLETIAKEYSGRSQKLTAFRCEALKIEDGEYVAIVGPSGSGKTTLLSMLGGMLSPSTGRVFVDDVSLYDQSVAARSAIRGQKMGFVFQSFNLIPYLSALQNVQVPLSFAKLTAQAQQQRATELLVDLGLSERLHHRPAELSVGQQQRVALARTLVNDPQIILADEPTGNLDPTSKEVVLKIFDECHQQGRTLVVVTHDPSVAERATRRLTLVDGALVDGAEINAATWGNASAA; via the coding sequence ATGATTCAACTTGAAACCATCGCCAAAGAGTACTCGGGACGCAGCCAGAAGCTGACGGCGTTTCGCTGCGAGGCGCTGAAAATTGAAGACGGCGAATACGTCGCGATCGTCGGGCCAAGCGGAAGCGGCAAGACGACGCTCCTGTCGATGCTGGGAGGAATGCTCTCTCCGTCGACCGGTCGCGTGTTCGTTGACGATGTCTCGCTCTACGATCAGTCGGTAGCGGCGCGCTCGGCCATCCGTGGCCAGAAGATGGGGTTTGTGTTCCAGAGCTTCAATCTGATCCCCTATCTATCCGCGCTGCAAAATGTTCAAGTGCCGCTCAGCTTTGCGAAGCTAACGGCGCAAGCCCAACAGCAGCGCGCAACCGAATTGCTCGTCGATCTTGGTCTGTCCGAGCGACTCCACCATCGGCCAGCCGAGCTAAGCGTCGGGCAGCAACAGCGCGTCGCATTGGCGCGCACTCTGGTGAATGATCCGCAAATCATTCTTGCGGACGAACCGACTGGAAATCTCGATCCGACGAGCAAAGAAGTCGTGCTGAAAATTTTCGACGAATGCCATCAACAAGGTCGAACGTTGGTCGTGGTCACGCATGACCCTAGCGTCGCCGAGAGAGCGACGCGACGATTGACTTTGGTGGATGGCGCCCTTGTTGATGGTGCTGAAATCAACGCAGCGACCTGGGGGAACGCGTCGGCAGCGTAG